One genomic segment of Primulina tabacum isolate GXHZ01 chromosome 9, ASM2559414v2, whole genome shotgun sequence includes these proteins:
- the LOC142555969 gene encoding putative WRKY transcription factor 14 — MMENYQGDLADIVRASVSGGSITGNSDAFTSLAEMQFPSNQIGCFSRNHWDGFDDPFNQLGDPLRIDTPVSGFVLNPNKMRSDRSTNGRFEALGGSYRSPSVNLVHHMIMDDEITKRPSDNLFSRMLQISSDPKLPAVSPCDPPVVAAASSSMLLSNDQVLTFPDCSKLGCLVESQGLQISPPRNTGIKRRKSQAKKVVCIPAPAPANTRHTGEVVPSDLWAWRKYGQKPIKGSPFPRGYFRCSSSKGCSARKQVERSRTDPGMLVITYTLDHNHPWPTQRNALAGSTRSHPIKTNPAARKSPNSQAQEPPSPDEEKREITSKNTADFGNCSILKVEKDPYIHNQLEMHGHYENFYGDFLEMEPDPLDIMLTRRFSCDEGCENKTLDPFSFYDCPANYNYPDTRAQQHHHHHHHLSGP; from the exons ATGATGGAGAATTACCAAGGTGATTTAGCTGATATAGTCCGCGCCAGCGTCAGCGGAGGCAGCATAACTGGAAATTCGGACGCCTTCACCTCCCTCGCAGAAATGCAGTTTCCCAGCAACCAAATCGGCTGTTTTTCAAGAAACCACTGGGATGGTTTCGATGACCCGTTCAATCAGTTGGGAGATCCGCTCCGCATCGATACACCAGTATCTGGATTTGTCCTCAACCCGAATAAGATGAGGTCCGACAGGTCAACCAATGGAAGGTTTGAAGCTTTGGGAGGATCATATCGCAGCCCTAGTGTAAATCTTGTTCATCATATGATTATGGATGATGAGATTACGAAAAGACCTTCTGATAATTTGTTCTCGAGGATGCTGCAGATCTCTTCGGATCCTAAGTTGCCTGCTGTATCTCCATGTGATCCCCCGGTGGTGGCTGCTGCTTCTTCCTCCATGTTACTATCAAATGATCAAGTATTGACTTTCCCAGATTGCTCCAAATTAGGTTGCTTGGTGGAGAGCCAAGGTTTGCAGATCTCGCCTCCGCGAAATACGGGGATTAAAAGGAG GAAAAGCCAGGCGAAGAAGGTTGTTTGCATACCAGCTCCGGCGCCTGCAAACACCAGGCATACTGGAGAAGTTGTTCCTTCTGATCTTTGGGCTTGGAGAAAGTACGGTCAGAAGCCAATTAAGGGCTCCCCTTTTCCACG GGGTTATTTTAGGTGCAGTAGTTCCAAGGGATGTTCAGCAAGAAAGCAAGTGGAACGGAGTAGAACCGACCCTGGTATGTTGGTAATAACCTACACTTTGGACCATAACCATCCATGGCCAACACAAAGAAATGCTCTCGCGGGCTCAACAAGATCGCATCCAATTAAAACTAATCCTGCTGCAAGAAAATCACCGAATTCCCAAGCCCAAGAGCCCCCAAGCCCTGACGAAGAAAAGAGAGAAATCACTTCAAAAAATACAGCAGATTTTGGGAATTGTTCAATCTTGAAAGTGGAAAAGGATCCATATATACACAACCAGTTAGAGATGCACGGCCATTATGAAAACTTTTATGGAGATTTTCTAGAGATGGAGCCCGACCCATTAGATATTATGTTGACGCGGAGATTTTCCTGTGACGAGGGATGTGAAAACAAGACTTTGGATCCTTTCAGCTTCTATGATTGTCCTGCAAACTACAATTATCCAGACACCAGAGCGCAGcagcaccaccaccaccaccaccacctatCCGGCCCCTAG